The following proteins are encoded in a genomic region of Dioscorea cayenensis subsp. rotundata cultivar TDr96_F1 chromosome 8, TDr96_F1_v2_PseudoChromosome.rev07_lg8_w22 25.fasta, whole genome shotgun sequence:
- the LOC120266330 gene encoding nuclear pore complex protein NUP1 isoform X1 — MESGAYESGGTGGKLRKRTLRRATAPTPYDRPPAAARGGLGGIKNGWLSRLVDPASRIITGGASKLFSSVIRKALPAPPALPAPPPPSDENLQLIDEDPQDVCLKSLSEVQEKGKGDGKELISNSESVGVSELEQLMKQKTFTRAEFNYLTELLRTRTIESMRTEPMDDNREVSNAEKDKGTGQTIFNGNTTPSKGGLIIPKEEASPAEIAKAYMGSRPSKLPSLRYSSQSHVSREDATSPNGVPFAVKPPDLSVAPRSIVPFPRVPEQTENGYFTPRSLGRSAIYRMSRSPYFKVQTAANVKGGTPAGESSTSSQWITTTNLMRSGSKQALKRGSSVLDSDFGSFGPIRRIRQKSNLMSPLKDIRKSLPENLLPSAFTPLSKDAIPASVSSIQKHLRFNVPRHGSGHSVDVEHDDIRSSDDGVPPIPHQSGEMARKILQQLDKLVPSPKEKASELKATTRDESPSKLTLDMLHGRALRSIEHIGPANFVNTRSSASVDATNDSDPQRLPQKQEIQGNGPSKSVVSNGMTSGSDSKFCAVTPATDAKSDKRVPDVALMESSTIPLHKKPAFKISAPEDSLEMEEDNDDFAIAAAPGSAANGKDKQDLKSDRISETQTSEKLVASLPQSMHPTLTKISGEFDGKSTDRPAAFSFPLTSVSSTIVQPPTPTMPAPKPEISALTKEETLTPVFNSGSKDAPTAIFSLNTSDPSGFKSDRDHVSQSELSIRNTSPSTQAEGINLDRGDKNQKFSESFKSFGSSASSDLPTSSPASIFAFGASVPSLNNGSLNPNPPAMFGSGIPNSGGQSGLNLSSSNSAPSSSSNVSSFSSTAAVFSTGAAFKFGSGTSISSFSSASTTLEAVKTPVFKFGSGTTTSASSSISTLEASKTPTFNFTSTFQASAANTESSSSTGSNGSSTSLTSSPFSSANINSATLTTSSAFSSAGTLAASSLFTSTISGTAAQAGPSLFSNSGSSSSAPISSAVPSTTFGSHSPLSSSFPFSSTGNGIFGFGASAQSSDSSLTLSSTSSQNTSNFGAAASPIFGVQGTSSASGISNLSQSTGQLSSFSSTPSFGMTGSPSFGFGTSPFGAAASSAKPFSSSSGFTFSASAGSSSAGSSSSFATSAAGMFGLTSQSSSASLSTAFGSSSPSAGLTFGMSAPASGGLTSIFGSSTGSVFSFNSAGAASTTASAQPSFGVSAVASFGSGFPQNDQMNVEDSMTDDAVQPTVSTVPTFGQPANSPTPPSFMFGSAAVPTGGQPVFQFGSQNSVPPGANSFQPSGTLEFTSGGSFSLGSGGDKSTRKIVRVRRNKPGAKK, encoded by the exons ATGAAAATCTTCAGTTGATTGACGAAGATCCCCAAGATGTTTGTTTG AAGTCATTATCTGAAGTCCAGGAAAAGGGAAAGGGGGATGGCAAAGAACTCATTAGCAATTCTGAATCTGTTGGAGTTTCTGAGCTTGAACAACTAATGAAGCAGAAAACATTTACGAG GGCCGAGTTCAACTATTTAACAGAATTGCTTCGGACAAGAACAATTGAGTCAATGAGGACAGAGCCAATGGATGATAATAGGGAAGTTTCAAATGCAGAAAAAGACAAGGGAACTGGGCAAACCATTTTTAATGGGAATACGACACCTTCCAAAGGAGGTTTAATT ATCCCCAAGGAGGAAGCTTCACCAGCCGAAATTGCAAAAGCATATATGGGTTCTAGACCCTCAAAATTACCATCTTTAAGGTATAGTTCACAAAGTCATGTGTCCAGAGAGGATGCCACTTCACCAAACGGCGTTCCATTTGCAGTGAAACCACCTGATCTTTCAGTTGCACCAAGGTCTATTGTTCCCTTTCCTAGAGTACCCGAACAAACTGAAAATGGCTATTTCACTCCTAGATCTCTGGGCAGATCAGCAATTTATAGAATGTCCCGTTCTCCATATTTTAAAGTTCAGACAGCAGCTAATGTCAAG GGTGGCACGCCTGCTGGAGAATCCTCAACATCATCCCAGTGGATCACAACAACAAATCTCATGCGTTCTGGTAGTAAACAG GCTCTGAAACGTGGTAGTTCAGTTTTGGACAGTGATTTTGGATCTTTTGGTCCGATACGTAGGATTCGTCAAAAATCTAACTTAATGTCCCCTCTGAAGGACATACGCAAATCACTTCCGGAAAACCTTTTGCCCAGTGCTTTCACTCCACTCAGCAAGGATGCAATTCCTGCGTCCGTGTCTTCTATTCAAAAGCATCTCCGATTCAATGTGCCTAGACATGGGTCTGGACACTCAGTGGATGTGGAACATGATGATATTAGGAGCTCTGATGATGGTGTTCCTCCTATTCCTCATCAGTCTGGTGAAATGGCAAGAAAAATATTGCAGCAACTTGATAAACTAGTACCTTCTCCTAAAGAAAAAGCATCTGAACTCAAAGCTACTACTAGGGATGAATCACCTTCAAAGCTAACACTTGATATGCTGCATGGGCGGGCTCTTAGAAGCATTGAACATATAGGTCCTGCTAATTTTGTGAATACCCGATCCAGTGCTAGCGTGGATGCCACTAATGATTCAGATCCTCAAAGACTGCCTCAAAAGCAAGAAATCCAAGGGAACGGGCCGTCAAAATCTGTTGTTTCCAATGGCATGACATCTGGGTCGGACAGCAAATTTTGTGCAGTCACCCCTGCTACAGATGCCAAATCTGATAAGAGAGTTCCAGATGTTGCCCTTATGGAATCTTCAACCATCCCATTGCACAAAAAGCCAGCATTTAAAATTAGTGCGCCTGAG GATTCTCTTGAAATGGAGGAGGATAATGATGATTTTGCCATTGCTGCTGCTCCTGGTTCAGCAGCCAATGGGAAAGATAAGCAGGACCTGAAGTCAGATCGCATTTCTGAAACACAAACCTCAGAGAAACTTGTGGCTTCCTTACCCCAAAGCATGCATCCTACCCTTACTAAAATATCTGGGGAGTTTGATGGGAAAAGTACAGATCGACCTGCCGCTTTTTCATTTCCTCTAACATCTGTTTCCAGTACAATTGTTCAGCCTCCAACACCAACTATGCCAGCTCCAAAACCTGAAATTTCAGCTCTGACAAAAGAAGAAACTTTGACGCCTGTTTTTAATTCTGGCTCCAAGGATGCACCCACGGCTATTTTTTCACTAAACACCAGTGATCCTTCAGGCTTCAAAAGTGACAGAGATCATGTTTCTCAATCAGAGTTATCAATCAG AAATACTAGTCCATCAACTCAAGCTGAAGGCATAAATTTAGATAGAGgagataaaaaccaaaaattcagCGAGTCCTTCAAGTCATTTGGCAGTTCAGCTTCGTCAGACTTGCCAACCTCCTCTCCTGCATCTATCTTTGCTTTTGGTGCTTCAGTTCCTAGTTTAAACAATGGTTCCTTGAATCCTAACCCACCCGCAATGTTTGGTTCTGGTATCCCAAATTCTGGTGGCCAATCAGGCTTAAATTTATCCTCTAGCAATTCCGCACCTAGCAGTTCAAGCAATGTATCATCATTCTCGTCTACAGCAGCTGTGTTTTCCACAGGTGCTGCATTCAAATTTGGGTCTGGTACGTCAATTAGCTCTTTCTCTTCTGCTTCTACAACACTGGAAGCAGTCAAGACACCTGTATTCAAATTTGGGTCTGGTACGACAACCAGTGCTTCCTCTTCAATTTCTACACTGGAAGCAAgcaaaacacctacatttaacTTTACTAGTACCTTTCAAGCGTCTGCAGCGAACACAGAAAGCAGTAGTTCCACGGGAAGCAACGGTTCATCTACTTCTTTGACATCATCTCCATTCTCAAGTGCAAACATTAATTCTGCTACCTTGACCACATCATCAGCATTCTCTAGTGCAGGCACTCTGGCAGCGTCATCTCTATTCACCAGCACAATCAGTGGAACTGCTGCACAGGCAGGACCATCTTTATTCTCGAATTCAGGCAGCAGTTCATCTGCTCCGATCTCGTCAGCTGTGCCTTCAACCACATTTGGAAGTCATTCCCCTTTGTCATCTTCCTTCCCATTTTCAAGCACAGGAAATGGAATATTTGGTTTTGGGGCTTCTGCTCAGTCTAGTGATTCAAGCTTAACATTGTCTAGCACCAGTTCTCAGAACACCAGTAATTTTGGTGCCGCAGCAAGCCCAATTTTTGGTGTCCAGGGTACTTCCTCAGCAAGTGGGATCTCAAATCTTTCACAGAGCACTGGCCAACTCAGTTCATTTTCTTCGACACCATCTTTTGGAATGACTGGTTCTCCATCATTTGGTTTCGGTACCTCACCATTTGGGGCTGCAGCTTCAAGCGCCAAGCCTTTCAGTTCAAGTTCTGGGTTTACTTTTTCTGCTAGTGCTGGTTCTTCCAGCGCTGGCAGCAGCTCTTCCTTTGCAACCTCAGCTGCTGGTATGTTCGGTTTGACTTCTCAATCATCATCAGCATCCCTCAGTACTGCTTTTGGGTCAAGTTCACCTTCTGCAGGATTAACATTTGGAATGTCAGCACCTGCTTCGGGGGGTTTAACTTCAATTTTTGGCTCATCAACAGGGTCTGTATTCTCATTCAATTCTGCTGGTGCAGCATCAACGACTGCTTCTGCACAGCCTTCCTTTGGTGTATCAGCTGTGGCCAGTTTTGGCTCAGGCTTCCCACAAAATGATCAGATGAATGTTGAAGACAGCATGACGGATGATGCAGTCCAACCTACTGTTTCAACAGTCCCAACATTTGGCCAACCGGCTAATTCTCCAACACCACCCAGTTTTATGTTTGGTTCAGCTGCAGTTCCTACTGGTGGGCAACCTGTTTTTCAATTTGGTAGCCAGAACTCTGTTCCGCCGGGTGCCAATTCTTTCCAACCATCTGGCACTCTTGAGTTTACTTCAGGAGGAAGCTTTTCTTTAGGCAGTGGTGGTGACAAGTCTACCAGGAAAATTGTTAGAGTACGACGCAACAAACCAGGCGCCAAGAAGTAA
- the LOC120266330 gene encoding nuclear pore complex protein NUP1 isoform X2 yields MESGAYESGGTGGKLRKRTLRRATAPTPYDRPPAAARGGLGGIKNGWLSRLVDPASRIITGGASKLFSSVIRKALPAPPALPAPPPPSDENLQLIDEDPQDVCLKSLSEVQEKGKGDGKELISNSESVGVSELEQLMKQKTFTRAEFNYLTELLRTRTIESMRTEPMDDNREVSNAEKDKGTGQTIFNGNTTPSKGGLIIPKEEASPAEIAKAYMGSRPSKLPSLRYSSQSHVSREDATSPNGVPFAVKPPDLSVAPRSIVPFPRVPEQTENGYFTPRSLGRSAIYRMSRSPYFKVQTAANVKGGTPAGESSTSSQWITTTNLMRSGSKQALKRGSSVLDSDFGSFGPIRRIRQKSNLMSPLKDIRKSLPENLLPSAFTPLSKDAIPASVSSIQKHLRFNVPRHGSGHSVDVEHDDIRSSDDGVPPIPHQSGEMARKILQQLDKLVPSPKEKASELKATTRDESPSKLTLDMLHGRALRSIEHIGPANFVNTRSSASVDATNDSDPQRLPQKQEIQGNGPSKSVVSNGMTSGSDSKFCAVTPATDAKSDKRVPDVALMESSTIPLHKKPAFKISAPEDSLEMEEDNDDFAIAAAPGSAANGKDKQDLKSDRISETQTSEKLVASLPQSMHPTLTKISGEFDGKSTDRPAAFSFPLTSVSSTIVQPPTPTMPAPKPEISALTKEETLTPVFNSGSKDAPTAIFSLNTSDPSGFKSDRDHVSQSELSIRNTSPSTQAEGINLDRGDKNQKFSESFKSFGSSASSDLPTSSPASIFAFGASVPSLNNGSLNPNPPAMFGSGIPNSGGQSGLNLSSSNSAPSSSSNVSSFSSTAAVFSTGAAFKFGSGTSISSFSSASTTLEAVKTPVFKFGSGTTTSASSSISTLEASKTPTFNFTSTFQASAANTESSSSTGSNGSSTSLTSSPFSSANINSATLTTSSAFSSAGTLAASSLFTSTISGTAAQAGPSLFSNSGSSSSAPISSAVPSTTFGSHSPLSSSFPFSSTGNGIFGFGASAQSSDSSLTLSSTSSQNTSNFGAAASPIFGVQGTSSASGISNLSQSTGQLSSFSSTPSFGMTGSPSFGFGTSPFGAAASSAKPFSSSSGFTFSASAGSSSAGSSSSFATSAAGSVFSFNSAGAASTTASAQPSFGVSAVASFGSGFPQNDQMNVEDSMTDDAVQPTVSTVPTFGQPANSPTPPSFMFGSAAVPTGGQPVFQFGSQNSVPPGANSFQPSGTLEFTSGGSFSLGSGGDKSTRKIVRVRRNKPGAKK; encoded by the exons ATGAAAATCTTCAGTTGATTGACGAAGATCCCCAAGATGTTTGTTTG AAGTCATTATCTGAAGTCCAGGAAAAGGGAAAGGGGGATGGCAAAGAACTCATTAGCAATTCTGAATCTGTTGGAGTTTCTGAGCTTGAACAACTAATGAAGCAGAAAACATTTACGAG GGCCGAGTTCAACTATTTAACAGAATTGCTTCGGACAAGAACAATTGAGTCAATGAGGACAGAGCCAATGGATGATAATAGGGAAGTTTCAAATGCAGAAAAAGACAAGGGAACTGGGCAAACCATTTTTAATGGGAATACGACACCTTCCAAAGGAGGTTTAATT ATCCCCAAGGAGGAAGCTTCACCAGCCGAAATTGCAAAAGCATATATGGGTTCTAGACCCTCAAAATTACCATCTTTAAGGTATAGTTCACAAAGTCATGTGTCCAGAGAGGATGCCACTTCACCAAACGGCGTTCCATTTGCAGTGAAACCACCTGATCTTTCAGTTGCACCAAGGTCTATTGTTCCCTTTCCTAGAGTACCCGAACAAACTGAAAATGGCTATTTCACTCCTAGATCTCTGGGCAGATCAGCAATTTATAGAATGTCCCGTTCTCCATATTTTAAAGTTCAGACAGCAGCTAATGTCAAG GGTGGCACGCCTGCTGGAGAATCCTCAACATCATCCCAGTGGATCACAACAACAAATCTCATGCGTTCTGGTAGTAAACAG GCTCTGAAACGTGGTAGTTCAGTTTTGGACAGTGATTTTGGATCTTTTGGTCCGATACGTAGGATTCGTCAAAAATCTAACTTAATGTCCCCTCTGAAGGACATACGCAAATCACTTCCGGAAAACCTTTTGCCCAGTGCTTTCACTCCACTCAGCAAGGATGCAATTCCTGCGTCCGTGTCTTCTATTCAAAAGCATCTCCGATTCAATGTGCCTAGACATGGGTCTGGACACTCAGTGGATGTGGAACATGATGATATTAGGAGCTCTGATGATGGTGTTCCTCCTATTCCTCATCAGTCTGGTGAAATGGCAAGAAAAATATTGCAGCAACTTGATAAACTAGTACCTTCTCCTAAAGAAAAAGCATCTGAACTCAAAGCTACTACTAGGGATGAATCACCTTCAAAGCTAACACTTGATATGCTGCATGGGCGGGCTCTTAGAAGCATTGAACATATAGGTCCTGCTAATTTTGTGAATACCCGATCCAGTGCTAGCGTGGATGCCACTAATGATTCAGATCCTCAAAGACTGCCTCAAAAGCAAGAAATCCAAGGGAACGGGCCGTCAAAATCTGTTGTTTCCAATGGCATGACATCTGGGTCGGACAGCAAATTTTGTGCAGTCACCCCTGCTACAGATGCCAAATCTGATAAGAGAGTTCCAGATGTTGCCCTTATGGAATCTTCAACCATCCCATTGCACAAAAAGCCAGCATTTAAAATTAGTGCGCCTGAG GATTCTCTTGAAATGGAGGAGGATAATGATGATTTTGCCATTGCTGCTGCTCCTGGTTCAGCAGCCAATGGGAAAGATAAGCAGGACCTGAAGTCAGATCGCATTTCTGAAACACAAACCTCAGAGAAACTTGTGGCTTCCTTACCCCAAAGCATGCATCCTACCCTTACTAAAATATCTGGGGAGTTTGATGGGAAAAGTACAGATCGACCTGCCGCTTTTTCATTTCCTCTAACATCTGTTTCCAGTACAATTGTTCAGCCTCCAACACCAACTATGCCAGCTCCAAAACCTGAAATTTCAGCTCTGACAAAAGAAGAAACTTTGACGCCTGTTTTTAATTCTGGCTCCAAGGATGCACCCACGGCTATTTTTTCACTAAACACCAGTGATCCTTCAGGCTTCAAAAGTGACAGAGATCATGTTTCTCAATCAGAGTTATCAATCAG AAATACTAGTCCATCAACTCAAGCTGAAGGCATAAATTTAGATAGAGgagataaaaaccaaaaattcagCGAGTCCTTCAAGTCATTTGGCAGTTCAGCTTCGTCAGACTTGCCAACCTCCTCTCCTGCATCTATCTTTGCTTTTGGTGCTTCAGTTCCTAGTTTAAACAATGGTTCCTTGAATCCTAACCCACCCGCAATGTTTGGTTCTGGTATCCCAAATTCTGGTGGCCAATCAGGCTTAAATTTATCCTCTAGCAATTCCGCACCTAGCAGTTCAAGCAATGTATCATCATTCTCGTCTACAGCAGCTGTGTTTTCCACAGGTGCTGCATTCAAATTTGGGTCTGGTACGTCAATTAGCTCTTTCTCTTCTGCTTCTACAACACTGGAAGCAGTCAAGACACCTGTATTCAAATTTGGGTCTGGTACGACAACCAGTGCTTCCTCTTCAATTTCTACACTGGAAGCAAgcaaaacacctacatttaacTTTACTAGTACCTTTCAAGCGTCTGCAGCGAACACAGAAAGCAGTAGTTCCACGGGAAGCAACGGTTCATCTACTTCTTTGACATCATCTCCATTCTCAAGTGCAAACATTAATTCTGCTACCTTGACCACATCATCAGCATTCTCTAGTGCAGGCACTCTGGCAGCGTCATCTCTATTCACCAGCACAATCAGTGGAACTGCTGCACAGGCAGGACCATCTTTATTCTCGAATTCAGGCAGCAGTTCATCTGCTCCGATCTCGTCAGCTGTGCCTTCAACCACATTTGGAAGTCATTCCCCTTTGTCATCTTCCTTCCCATTTTCAAGCACAGGAAATGGAATATTTGGTTTTGGGGCTTCTGCTCAGTCTAGTGATTCAAGCTTAACATTGTCTAGCACCAGTTCTCAGAACACCAGTAATTTTGGTGCCGCAGCAAGCCCAATTTTTGGTGTCCAGGGTACTTCCTCAGCAAGTGGGATCTCAAATCTTTCACAGAGCACTGGCCAACTCAGTTCATTTTCTTCGACACCATCTTTTGGAATGACTGGTTCTCCATCATTTGGTTTCGGTACCTCACCATTTGGGGCTGCAGCTTCAAGCGCCAAGCCTTTCAGTTCAAGTTCTGGGTTTACTTTTTCTGCTAGTGCTGGTTCTTCCAGCGCTGGCAGCAGCTCTTCCTTTGCAACCTCAGCTGCTG GGTCTGTATTCTCATTCAATTCTGCTGGTGCAGCATCAACGACTGCTTCTGCACAGCCTTCCTTTGGTGTATCAGCTGTGGCCAGTTTTGGCTCAGGCTTCCCACAAAATGATCAGATGAATGTTGAAGACAGCATGACGGATGATGCAGTCCAACCTACTGTTTCAACAGTCCCAACATTTGGCCAACCGGCTAATTCTCCAACACCACCCAGTTTTATGTTTGGTTCAGCTGCAGTTCCTACTGGTGGGCAACCTGTTTTTCAATTTGGTAGCCAGAACTCTGTTCCGCCGGGTGCCAATTCTTTCCAACCATCTGGCACTCTTGAGTTTACTTCAGGAGGAAGCTTTTCTTTAGGCAGTGGTGGTGACAAGTCTACCAGGAAAATTGTTAGAGTACGACGCAACAAACCAGGCGCCAAGAAGTAA
- the LOC120266330 gene encoding nuclear pore complex protein NUP1 isoform X3: protein MVAVAASLALRLCMDISWIPLLKFSFEKSLSEVQEKGKGDGKELISNSESVGVSELEQLMKQKTFTRAEFNYLTELLRTRTIESMRTEPMDDNREVSNAEKDKGTGQTIFNGNTTPSKGGLIIPKEEASPAEIAKAYMGSRPSKLPSLRYSSQSHVSREDATSPNGVPFAVKPPDLSVAPRSIVPFPRVPEQTENGYFTPRSLGRSAIYRMSRSPYFKVQTAANVKGGTPAGESSTSSQWITTTNLMRSGSKQALKRGSSVLDSDFGSFGPIRRIRQKSNLMSPLKDIRKSLPENLLPSAFTPLSKDAIPASVSSIQKHLRFNVPRHGSGHSVDVEHDDIRSSDDGVPPIPHQSGEMARKILQQLDKLVPSPKEKASELKATTRDESPSKLTLDMLHGRALRSIEHIGPANFVNTRSSASVDATNDSDPQRLPQKQEIQGNGPSKSVVSNGMTSGSDSKFCAVTPATDAKSDKRVPDVALMESSTIPLHKKPAFKISAPEDSLEMEEDNDDFAIAAAPGSAANGKDKQDLKSDRISETQTSEKLVASLPQSMHPTLTKISGEFDGKSTDRPAAFSFPLTSVSSTIVQPPTPTMPAPKPEISALTKEETLTPVFNSGSKDAPTAIFSLNTSDPSGFKSDRDHVSQSELSIRNTSPSTQAEGINLDRGDKNQKFSESFKSFGSSASSDLPTSSPASIFAFGASVPSLNNGSLNPNPPAMFGSGIPNSGGQSGLNLSSSNSAPSSSSNVSSFSSTAAVFSTGAAFKFGSGTSISSFSSASTTLEAVKTPVFKFGSGTTTSASSSISTLEASKTPTFNFTSTFQASAANTESSSSTGSNGSSTSLTSSPFSSANINSATLTTSSAFSSAGTLAASSLFTSTISGTAAQAGPSLFSNSGSSSSAPISSAVPSTTFGSHSPLSSSFPFSSTGNGIFGFGASAQSSDSSLTLSSTSSQNTSNFGAAASPIFGVQGTSSASGISNLSQSTGQLSSFSSTPSFGMTGSPSFGFGTSPFGAAASSAKPFSSSSGFTFSASAGSSSAGSSSSFATSAAGMFGLTSQSSSASLSTAFGSSSPSAGLTFGMSAPASGGLTSIFGSSTGSVFSFNSAGAASTTASAQPSFGVSAVASFGSGFPQNDQMNVEDSMTDDAVQPTVSTVPTFGQPANSPTPPSFMFGSAAVPTGGQPVFQFGSQNSVPPGANSFQPSGTLEFTSGGSFSLGSGGDKSTRKIVRVRRNKPGAKK from the exons ATGGTAGCTGTTGCTGCTTCTCTTGCTTTGCGTTTGTGCATGGATATCTCATGGATACCCTTGCTGAAATTCTCATTTGAA AAGTCATTATCTGAAGTCCAGGAAAAGGGAAAGGGGGATGGCAAAGAACTCATTAGCAATTCTGAATCTGTTGGAGTTTCTGAGCTTGAACAACTAATGAAGCAGAAAACATTTACGAG GGCCGAGTTCAACTATTTAACAGAATTGCTTCGGACAAGAACAATTGAGTCAATGAGGACAGAGCCAATGGATGATAATAGGGAAGTTTCAAATGCAGAAAAAGACAAGGGAACTGGGCAAACCATTTTTAATGGGAATACGACACCTTCCAAAGGAGGTTTAATT ATCCCCAAGGAGGAAGCTTCACCAGCCGAAATTGCAAAAGCATATATGGGTTCTAGACCCTCAAAATTACCATCTTTAAGGTATAGTTCACAAAGTCATGTGTCCAGAGAGGATGCCACTTCACCAAACGGCGTTCCATTTGCAGTGAAACCACCTGATCTTTCAGTTGCACCAAGGTCTATTGTTCCCTTTCCTAGAGTACCCGAACAAACTGAAAATGGCTATTTCACTCCTAGATCTCTGGGCAGATCAGCAATTTATAGAATGTCCCGTTCTCCATATTTTAAAGTTCAGACAGCAGCTAATGTCAAG GGTGGCACGCCTGCTGGAGAATCCTCAACATCATCCCAGTGGATCACAACAACAAATCTCATGCGTTCTGGTAGTAAACAG GCTCTGAAACGTGGTAGTTCAGTTTTGGACAGTGATTTTGGATCTTTTGGTCCGATACGTAGGATTCGTCAAAAATCTAACTTAATGTCCCCTCTGAAGGACATACGCAAATCACTTCCGGAAAACCTTTTGCCCAGTGCTTTCACTCCACTCAGCAAGGATGCAATTCCTGCGTCCGTGTCTTCTATTCAAAAGCATCTCCGATTCAATGTGCCTAGACATGGGTCTGGACACTCAGTGGATGTGGAACATGATGATATTAGGAGCTCTGATGATGGTGTTCCTCCTATTCCTCATCAGTCTGGTGAAATGGCAAGAAAAATATTGCAGCAACTTGATAAACTAGTACCTTCTCCTAAAGAAAAAGCATCTGAACTCAAAGCTACTACTAGGGATGAATCACCTTCAAAGCTAACACTTGATATGCTGCATGGGCGGGCTCTTAGAAGCATTGAACATATAGGTCCTGCTAATTTTGTGAATACCCGATCCAGTGCTAGCGTGGATGCCACTAATGATTCAGATCCTCAAAGACTGCCTCAAAAGCAAGAAATCCAAGGGAACGGGCCGTCAAAATCTGTTGTTTCCAATGGCATGACATCTGGGTCGGACAGCAAATTTTGTGCAGTCACCCCTGCTACAGATGCCAAATCTGATAAGAGAGTTCCAGATGTTGCCCTTATGGAATCTTCAACCATCCCATTGCACAAAAAGCCAGCATTTAAAATTAGTGCGCCTGAG GATTCTCTTGAAATGGAGGAGGATAATGATGATTTTGCCATTGCTGCTGCTCCTGGTTCAGCAGCCAATGGGAAAGATAAGCAGGACCTGAAGTCAGATCGCATTTCTGAAACACAAACCTCAGAGAAACTTGTGGCTTCCTTACCCCAAAGCATGCATCCTACCCTTACTAAAATATCTGGGGAGTTTGATGGGAAAAGTACAGATCGACCTGCCGCTTTTTCATTTCCTCTAACATCTGTTTCCAGTACAATTGTTCAGCCTCCAACACCAACTATGCCAGCTCCAAAACCTGAAATTTCAGCTCTGACAAAAGAAGAAACTTTGACGCCTGTTTTTAATTCTGGCTCCAAGGATGCACCCACGGCTATTTTTTCACTAAACACCAGTGATCCTTCAGGCTTCAAAAGTGACAGAGATCATGTTTCTCAATCAGAGTTATCAATCAG AAATACTAGTCCATCAACTCAAGCTGAAGGCATAAATTTAGATAGAGgagataaaaaccaaaaattcagCGAGTCCTTCAAGTCATTTGGCAGTTCAGCTTCGTCAGACTTGCCAACCTCCTCTCCTGCATCTATCTTTGCTTTTGGTGCTTCAGTTCCTAGTTTAAACAATGGTTCCTTGAATCCTAACCCACCCGCAATGTTTGGTTCTGGTATCCCAAATTCTGGTGGCCAATCAGGCTTAAATTTATCCTCTAGCAATTCCGCACCTAGCAGTTCAAGCAATGTATCATCATTCTCGTCTACAGCAGCTGTGTTTTCCACAGGTGCTGCATTCAAATTTGGGTCTGGTACGTCAATTAGCTCTTTCTCTTCTGCTTCTACAACACTGGAAGCAGTCAAGACACCTGTATTCAAATTTGGGTCTGGTACGACAACCAGTGCTTCCTCTTCAATTTCTACACTGGAAGCAAgcaaaacacctacatttaacTTTACTAGTACCTTTCAAGCGTCTGCAGCGAACACAGAAAGCAGTAGTTCCACGGGAAGCAACGGTTCATCTACTTCTTTGACATCATCTCCATTCTCAAGTGCAAACATTAATTCTGCTACCTTGACCACATCATCAGCATTCTCTAGTGCAGGCACTCTGGCAGCGTCATCTCTATTCACCAGCACAATCAGTGGAACTGCTGCACAGGCAGGACCATCTTTATTCTCGAATTCAGGCAGCAGTTCATCTGCTCCGATCTCGTCAGCTGTGCCTTCAACCACATTTGGAAGTCATTCCCCTTTGTCATCTTCCTTCCCATTTTCAAGCACAGGAAATGGAATATTTGGTTTTGGGGCTTCTGCTCAGTCTAGTGATTCAAGCTTAACATTGTCTAGCACCAGTTCTCAGAACACCAGTAATTTTGGTGCCGCAGCAAGCCCAATTTTTGGTGTCCAGGGTACTTCCTCAGCAAGTGGGATCTCAAATCTTTCACAGAGCACTGGCCAACTCAGTTCATTTTCTTCGACACCATCTTTTGGAATGACTGGTTCTCCATCATTTGGTTTCGGTACCTCACCATTTGGGGCTGCAGCTTCAAGCGCCAAGCCTTTCAGTTCAAGTTCTGGGTTTACTTTTTCTGCTAGTGCTGGTTCTTCCAGCGCTGGCAGCAGCTCTTCCTTTGCAACCTCAGCTGCTGGTATGTTCGGTTTGACTTCTCAATCATCATCAGCATCCCTCAGTACTGCTTTTGGGTCAAGTTCACCTTCTGCAGGATTAACATTTGGAATGTCAGCACCTGCTTCGGGGGGTTTAACTTCAATTTTTGGCTCATCAACAGGGTCTGTATTCTCATTCAATTCTGCTGGTGCAGCATCAACGACTGCTTCTGCACAGCCTTCCTTTGGTGTATCAGCTGTGGCCAGTTTTGGCTCAGGCTTCCCACAAAATGATCAGATGAATGTTGAAGACAGCATGACGGATGATGCAGTCCAACCTACTGTTTCAACAGTCCCAACATTTGGCCAACCGGCTAATTCTCCAACACCACCCAGTTTTATGTTTGGTTCAGCTGCAGTTCCTACTGGTGGGCAACCTGTTTTTCAATTTGGTAGCCAGAACTCTGTTCCGCCGGGTGCCAATTCTTTCCAACCATCTGGCACTCTTGAGTTTACTTCAGGAGGAAGCTTTTCTTTAGGCAGTGGTGGTGACAAGTCTACCAGGAAAATTGTTAGAGTACGACGCAACAAACCAGGCGCCAAGAAGTAA